In the genome of Quercus robur chromosome 3, dhQueRobu3.1, whole genome shotgun sequence, one region contains:
- the LOC126716999 gene encoding psbP domain-containing protein 7, chloroplastic — protein MALQMYYNACKNAHIHRIFMTKSNGDSKGRVEEVKTRPGRSPAEQFAPLATPFRRRLLVGVGSASLVAIGADFGGITSFLLGLSPESGRGLKLDVLYPIKGYSRCIETNEGFEFIYPAKWVGDQTLLYRAVEKTEFERALDPPSISTAKSNNRRRSVSEPVVAFGPPGTSGELNVSVIVSTVSKDFSIEAFGGPKEVGEAVVRTITGSSKRPDVKGTLIESILREDPTKNVKYYELEFRVESPSFRRHNVTVCCSSGGRLFTLNAQAPESAWPEVKSDFQTIAHSFSLTS, from the exons ATGGCATTGCAAATGTACTACAATGCATGCAAAAATGCCCATATTCACCGGATTTTTATGACAAAATCCAATGGTGATTCGAAAGGGCGTGTTGAAGAGGTAAAAACCCGGCCGGGGAGGTCTCCGGCGGAGCAATTTGCACCACTAGCAACACCATTTAGGCGGAGGCTACTAGTTGGTGTTGGCTCAGCTTCACTAGTGGCTATTGGTGCAGATTTTGGTGGCATAACTAGTTTTCTTCTTGGGTTATCACCAGAAAGTGGGAGGGGTCTTAAGCTGGATGTGCTTTATCCAATTAAAGGCTATAGTCGTTGCATTGAGACAAATGAAGGATTTG AATTCATATACCCAGCAAAATGGGTTGGAGATCAAACACTGTTATATAGAGCTGTGGAAAAAACAGAGTTTGAAAGAGCACTTGATCCACCTTCAATAAGCACTGCCAAGTCAAACAACCGGCGGCGGAGCGTTAGTGAACCAGTTGTCGCCTTTGGTCCCCCTGGTACAAGCGGCGAGCTCAATGTTAGTGTCATTGTGTCTACAGTTTCTAAAGACTTCTC AATTGAGGCATTTGGAGGACCAAAGGAGGTGGGCGAAGCAGTGGTTCGGACCATCACAGGATCTAGCAAACGCCCTGATGTTAAGGGGACATTGATAGAATCAATTTTAAGAGAGGATCCtacaaaaaatgtcaaatactATGAGCTTGAATTCAGAGTTGAGAGCCCCTCATTTCGGCGGCATAATGTCACGGTTTGTTGTTCTAGTGGTGGTAGGCTATTTACTTTGAATGCTCAGGCACCAGAATCAGCTTGGCCAGAGGTGAAATCAGACTTCCAAACAATTGCTCATTCATTTAGTCTCACCTCCTGA